GGGGACTTTTATACGTATATAGGTTAACTCGTTCTATAATCACTGCAATTCAGAAAATGATACCATCGATGAATATTTTTAGTGCAAAGAGGTATATGCTTAAAAGAGATACGCAAATACGCTTATGCAAAGCAGAATTTGTGGATCAAGAAGTCGAATATATAATGAGGGAGGCACGTAAGTTTGTTAATCGTAATCAGAGTTGTGCAATATTATTTCCTACTAAAGATAAAGTATTGGAATTTTGTGATACCGTTTTGCAGTTAGAACATAAACCTGTATGGGAAAAATGGATTGATCAATATTATGAACCTTATTTTAAACGGCTTAATGATCATCTAAAGGAAAATCAAGTTCCTATAGAATGCGTTGTAAATAGTTATGGATCGTTATTAGCTGCGGAAAACGATAAACGTATTGTTATTATGACTTATCATGGTGTAAAAGGATTGGATTTTGATAATGTTTTTATTCCATTTGCAAATACAGACTTATATATTCCTGGAGATAGTAATATTACTCAGAAATTGTTTATGGTTGCAATGAGCCGGAGCAGAAATAATCTATACATCACTTATACAGGCATGCCTTTAAGTTATGTTTCTTTATTTAGTTCAGATAGCACTATATGTGCAAATATTTCGATAAGTAATGAATTGCATCCCAATTTGTCGGATGATATAAATA
This sequence is a window from Bacteroides thetaiotaomicron VPI-5482. Protein-coding genes within it:
- a CDS encoding 3'-5' exonuclease → MSTRIPTEESLDTQQKDFLKKLKDNHYVGQNIWIKGFPGSGKSVLLVYAIKYLLNNEATQNAKILLVVFTHSLIELCKAELAELNITNVKIVTMYEFLKTKRKYDYIFCDEVQDLTSRILIKMKDQTRYMLIVAGDSNQSIYSKDPQYQEAVVIPEKITQLIDSEDWGLLYVYRLTRSIITAIQKMIPSMNIFSAKRYMLKRDTQIRLCKAEFVDQEVEYIMREARKFVNRNQSCAILFPTKDKVLEFCDTVLQLEHKPVWEKWIDQYYEPYFKRLNDHLKENQVPIECVVNSYGSLLAAENDKRIVIMTYHGVKGLDFDNVFIPFANTDLYIPGDSNITQKLFMVAMSRSRNNLYITYTGMPLSYVSLFSSDSTICANISISNELHPNLSDDINIDF